From the Actinomadura luzonensis genome, the window CAGGGAGGTCCGGTGCCCGTCGGTGTCCATGTCAGCACGCCCGTGGTCAGCACGCCCGTGGTCGGCAAACCCGGGCGGCGGGGCCGCGCCGGCGGGGCGCCGCGGCCGGGGCGCGTCCACGTGCCGGGGGCGGCGAGCGCCGCGGTGCGGCCGCTGCTGGAGGCGCCGCGGCGGCCCGCCCGGGTGCTGGCGGCCTTCCCCGCCGGCGTCTACCTGGAGGTCAGGACGGAGCCGGAGCCCACGGTGATCGCGGTCATCACCGGCGAGGCGGTCCGGCTGCCCAACGCGGTGCTGCTGGCCGGCGCGCTGCCCCGGGTCGAGGTGGGCGAGGACGCGTGGGTCGGCGAGCGCGGGGTGGACCTCGGTCCGCTCAGCCTGCGCGTGCGGCGCTGGTGGGACCCCGCGCCGCCGCTCGGGCGGGTGGACCCGGCGGGCCTGGAGGGGGCCGCCGGCGTGCTCGCCGCGCCGGCCGGGCCGGCGCCCGGCCTGGCCGGCAACGGCGCGGTGGCGGCGCTCGCGGCGGCCTGCGGCCGTGGCTGGCTGCTGGGCATGGCGACCGCGGCCGAGGAGCTGGTCGGGCTCGGGCCCGGGCTCACGCCGAGCGGGGACGACGTGCTGGCCGGGCTGCTCGTGACGCTCCGGCACCTGGGGACGGCGACGGGCGCCGGGCGGGCCGTGTGGCTGGCCGGCTGGCTGGCGGCGACCGTGACGTTCGACGCGCGGAGCCGTACGACGCCGCTGTCGGCCGCGCTGCTGCACTGCGCGGCCAGGGGCGAGGCGTGCCCTGAGGTGATCGCGGTGCTGCGCGGCGTGGCCGGGCGGCAGCCGCTCGGCCCGGCGCTGCGCCGGCTGCGCCGCCTCGGCCACACCAGCGGGGCCGACCTGGCGCAGGGCGTGGCGATCGGCGTGGACGCGGTGCTGGACCTCGGCGGCCACCGGTGAGCGGCGAGGTGGTGCTGGTCCGCCAGGGGGCCTATCACGACTCGGTGCAGCTCATGCGGGTCAGCCGGGCGCTGGCGGAGACGCCGGGCGTCGAGGCGGCCATGGTCGCGATGGCGACCGAGCTGAACGTCGCGGTGATCAGGGACCTCGGCTTCACGGTGCCGCCGGCCGCGCCCGGCGACCTGCTGATCGCGGTGCGCGCCGCCGATCCCGCCGCGGCCGTGGCGGAGGCGGACCGGCGGCTCGCCGCGCTGGAGCCCGCGGCGCCGGGCGGGGAGGCCGGGCAGCCGCCGCTGACGACGGGGTCGGCGATCAGGCGCACGCCCGCCGGGCTGGTGCTGGTGTCGGTGCCGGGCGAGCACGCCTTCTGCGAGGCGCACGACGCGGTGCTGGCCGGGCTGCCGGTGATGATCTTCAGTGACGGGGTGCCCGTCGCGCAGGAGCGGCGGCTGAAGGAGCTGGCGGAGCAGCGCGGCGTCCTGGTGATGGGGCCCGACTGCGGCACCGCCTCGATCGGCGGCGTGGGGCTCGGCTTCGCCAACGTGCTCGCCCCTGGGCCCGTCGGCGTGGTCGCGGCGTCCGGCACCGGCGCCCAGCAGGTCACCTCGCTGCTGGACTGGGCGGGGACGGGGGTCAGCCACATCCTGGGCGTGGGGGGCAGGGACCTGTCGGCCGAGGTCGGCGGGCTGTCCACGCTGCGCGCGCTGCGCCTGCTGGAGGAGGACCCGGCCACGGAGCTGATCGTGCTCGTCTCCAAGCCGGCCGCCCCTGAGGTGGCGCGGGCGGTGGAGGAGGCCGCGGCCGGGCTGTCGAAGCCGGTGGTGCGCGCCCTGCTGGGCCGCCCCTCGCCCGCTTCCTCCGCGCCGGTGGGGCTCGTGGCCGCCGATCTCACGGCGGCGGCCGAGGCGGCGTTGCGGGCGCTCGGGCGGCCGGTGCCCGCGTGGCCGTCCTGGCCGGGACGCCCGCCGCGCGGCGCCCCCAAGGCGATCAAGGGCCTCTACTCGGGCGGCACCCTGAGCGCGGAGGCCGCGCTGGTCGCGGGCCAGGGCGACTTCGTCGACTACGGCGACGACGCCTACACCCGGGGCCGCGCCCACCCGATGATCGATCCGACGCTCCGCGTGGAGGCCCTGGCGCGGGCCACGGAGACGGACGTGGTGCTGCTGGACGTCGTGCTCGGCCACGCCGCCGACCCCGACCCCGCCGCGACACTCGTCCCCGCGGTCGCCCGCACGCCCGCCGCCGCCGTGGTCGTGGCGCTGGTCGGCACCGAGGGCGACCCGCAGGACCCGCACCGCCAGGCCGCCGCCCTGCGCGAGGCGGGCGCGGCCGTCCACCTCTCCAACGCCCAGGCCGCCCGGCACGCGAGGAGCCTGCTGTGACCTTCCTGTCCGCCCTGTCGCAGGGGCCGCCGCGCGTCGTGACGGCCGGCGCGGGCCTGCTCGACGAGGCCCTGGCCGCGCAGGCCGTCCCGACGACCCCCGTCGCGTGGCGCCCGCCGCTGCCCGGCACCGCGGACGCCCTGGCCAGGGTGCTCGCCGACCCGCGCAGGCAGGCCGCCAACGAGCTGGCCGTGCGCCGGCTGACCACCGCGCGGCCGCGCCTGGTGGGCGTCCGGCGCGCCTCGGAGGCGCTGGCGGGGCCGCTGGACGGCGCGTTCCTGCACGCGGGCCCGCCCATCACGTGGGAGCGGGCGTCCGGCCCGATGCGCGGCGCGCTCGTCGGCGCGATGATGCTGGAGGGCCGGGCGGGCGACGAGCACGAGGCGGCGCGCCGGCTGGCGGCGGGCGAGGTCGCGCTGCGGCCCTGCCACGAGCACGGCGCGGTCGGGCCGATGGCGGGCGTGGTGAGCCCGTCGATGTGGCTGTTCGAGGTGCGCGACGAGGAGCACGGCGGCACCGCGTACTGCTCGCTGAACGAGGGACTGGGCAAGGTCCTGCGGTACGGCGCGTACGGGCCGGAGGTGCTGGAGCGGCTGCGCTGGATGGACGAGGTGCTCGGCCCGGTCCTCGCCGCGGCGCTGGCCGCCGCCGGGCCGCTCGACCTGCGGGCGCTGGCGGCGCAGGCGCTGCAGATGGGCGACGAGCTGCACAACCGCAACCGCGCGGCCACCTCGCTGCTGCTGCGCGCGCTGGCCCCGGCCGTGGCCGAGGCGGCGCCGGACCGGGCGGCGCAGGTGCTGCGCTTCATCGACGGCAACGACCACTTCTTCCTCAACGCGGGCATGGCCGCCGCCAAGGCCGCCACGGACGCCGCCCGCGACGTGCCCGGCTCGTCCCTGGTCGTCGCCATGGCCCGCAACGGCACCGACTTCGGCGTGCAGGTGTCGGGGCTCGGCGGGCGCTGGTTCACCGGGCCCGCCGGGGTGCCGGACGGGCTCTACCTCGGCTCGTACGGCCCCGCCGACGCCAACCCCGACATCGGCGACTCCACGATCACCGAGACCGCGGGGCTCGGCGGCTTCGCGATGGCCGCCTCGCCGGCGATCGTGCGCTTCGTCGGCGGCGAGGTGGCCGACGCCGTGCGGGCCACGCTTTCCATGTACGAGATCACGCTCGCCGAGCATCCGGCGTACCAGATTCCCGGGCTCGGGTTCCGCGGCACGCCGGTGGGCGTCGACGTCACGCTGGTCGCCAGGACGGGGCTGCTTCCCGTGGTGAACACCGGCATCGCGGGCCGCGTCCCGGGAACGGGACAGGTCGGAGCGGGGCTGGTCAAACCGCCCGTAGAGGCGTTCACAGCTGCATTGCTGGCATTGGCTGACGAAGTAAGTGATCCATTTGAAAATGGACATATCAGCACGTCAGCGCGGCAGTAAAGGTCCTTCAGCTTCCCTTGCGCATTCCCCACCGTTATCGTAACGAACCTCGCAATCTGCAAGTAGCGTGAAGAACGCACGTGACGGATGAGGGAAATGGGGGCGGGATCATGGCAGCCGACCGCTTGCTCAGCGGACCCGGCCCGGAGGGGGAAGCCGCGAGCGGCGCGACGCAGAGCCAGGGCCGCCTGATCGGCCGGCGGTACCGGCTGATGTCCCCCGTCGGCAGGGGCGGCATGGGCATGGTGTGGCACGCCCACGACGTGCTGCTCGACCGGGACGTGGCGGTCAAGGAGCTCATCCTCCCCTACGGGCTCGACGAGGCGGGCAAGCAGCTGGCCCACCGCCGCATGCTGCGCGAGGCCAGGTCGGCGGCGCGGCTGCAACACCCCGGCATCGTGACCGTCCACGACGTCGTCGAGGAGGACGGGCGGCCCTGGATCGTGATGGAGCTGGTCCGGGCGTGGTCGCTGGAGCAGGCGGTGCGCCAGAGCGGGCCGCTGCCGGTGATCCAGGCCGCCGAGATCGGCATCCGGGTGCTGGACGCGCTCATGCACGCGCACGCCGCCGGCATCCTGCACCGCGACATCAAGCCGGGCAACGTGCTGCTGACCTCCGACCGGGTGGTGCTGACCGACTTCGGCATCGCCGCCATCGAGGGCGACGTCACGATCACCCAGACCGGGCTGCTCATGGGCTCGCCCGCGTACATCCCGCCGGAGCGGCTGTCGGCGCAGCCGATCACGCAGGCCGCCGACCTGTGGTCGTTCGGCGCGACCCTGTACGCCGCCGTCGAGGGACGCCCGCCGTACGAGGGGCCCGACCCGGTCGCCGTGCTCGGCCAGGTGCTCACCCAGCCCCCGATCACGCCGCAGCGCGCCGGCTCGCTCATGCCGGTGATCGAGGGCCTGCTGCGCAAGAACCCCGCCGAGCGGCTGACCGCCTCGCAGGTCGTCGAGATGCTGGAGGCGGTGCTGCGGGCGCACGGCTCGGTCCGGCCGCGGGCCCCCGAGCCGCTGCCGAGCCCGGTGGACCCGACGCCCGCCGGGCTGCTGCCGCCGCTCGACACGCCGTCAGGGCCGATGCCGTCGCGGATCGTGGAGACGCCCTCGGGGCCGGTGCGGGTGCCCTACGACCCGCTGACCAGCCCGTCGGGCGGGCACGCGATGCCGTACGACGGGCTGTCCACGCCGTCGGGCAGCCACCGCACCGACCGCATCCCGCGCCCGCCGGGCGACCCGGGGCCGCGCCCGCCGTTCGCGGGAGGCGCGGGACGGCGCGTCCCGGCGCGCGACCTCGACGACGACCTCGACGACGACTTCGGCGACCCGTCCGGCCCCCATCCGCGGCCGATCCTGCCGCTGACCACCGACAGCCGCTCCGCCGGCCCCGCCGACACCCCGTGGCCGCTCGCCTCCCCCGACGACCTGCGCGAGCACTCGCGCGGCCTGTCGGACGGCCTGCCGGGCGGCCCGCGGGGCGGCCCGGCGGACGGCGGCCGGCTGTCCCGGCTGCCCGCCGCCGCGCCGCGCGCCGGGCGGAGCCGGCGCCGGGCCGAGGACGACGACGGCCTGTTCGTGCGCGGCGGGCGGCCGACGCCGCTGACGATCGCCGGCTCGCTGGTGGCGGTGGGCGGCGCCATCGTCGCGGGGATCCTCTTCCTGTCCAGCGGCGGCACCGCCCAGCAGGCGGCGGGCCCGCCGGCGGCCACGGCCTCCACCCGCACGCTGCGGAGCGAGCCGTCGGCGGTGCCCGACGGCTACCGGGAGCAGACCCCCGCCGGGTTCACCGTCGCGGTGCCCGACGGCTGGAAGCTGGCCGCCTCGGGCGGCGAGGCCACGTTCACCGGGCCGAAGGACTCCGGCCTGCGCGTACGGGTCGAGGACGCCTCGCCGCAGGCCGACGGCGGCCTCGCCGAGCTCGGCCGGCTGGAGGCCGAGGGCGGGATGGAGAGCTACATCCAGGTGCAGCTCCAGGGCGTGGACTACCGCGGCTGGAAGGCCGCCGACTGGGAGTACACCTACACGACCGCGAACGGCGTCCCCATGCATGCCCTGACCAGGTACGTCACGATCGACGACGCCACCGCGTTCAAGATCACCTTCGACGTGCCCGAGCTGAAGTGGGACGAGCAGGCGGAGACGCGCAAGGTGTTCCTGGACACCTTCAGGAAGACCACCTGACCCGTATTGCACTGGTCGTTCCAAAACGTGCTAGCGTGGCCGTCATGGCGCGACCGAGGAAGTTCGAGGAGGGGCGGGCGGTCGAGGCGGCCATGCGCGCCTTCTGGCGGGCGGGCTACGAGGCCACCTCGACGGAGGACCTGTGCGCGGCCACCGGGCTCGGCCGCAGCAGCATCTACAACACCTTCACCGGCAAGCGCGAGCTGTTCCTGCGCGCCCTGCGCCACTACATGGACGAGCGCGACGCCGCGCTCGTCGAGCTGATGGACGGCGAGCTGCCGATCAGGGAGAAGGTGGCGACCGTGCTGGGCTGGGCGGTCGAGCCCGACCCTGGCGACCCGGCCGGTTGCCTGG encodes:
- a CDS encoding DUF2877 domain-containing protein codes for the protein MPVGVHVSTPVVSTPVVGKPGRRGRAGGAPRPGRVHVPGAASAAVRPLLEAPRRPARVLAAFPAGVYLEVRTEPEPTVIAVITGEAVRLPNAVLLAGALPRVEVGEDAWVGERGVDLGPLSLRVRRWWDPAPPLGRVDPAGLEGAAGVLAAPAGPAPGLAGNGAVAALAAACGRGWLLGMATAAEELVGLGPGLTPSGDDVLAGLLVTLRHLGTATGAGRAVWLAGWLAATVTFDARSRTTPLSAALLHCAARGEACPEVIAVLRGVAGRQPLGPALRRLRRLGHTSGADLAQGVAIGVDAVLDLGGHR
- a CDS encoding FdrA family protein → MSGEVVLVRQGAYHDSVQLMRVSRALAETPGVEAAMVAMATELNVAVIRDLGFTVPPAAPGDLLIAVRAADPAAAVAEADRRLAALEPAAPGGEAGQPPLTTGSAIRRTPAGLVLVSVPGEHAFCEAHDAVLAGLPVMIFSDGVPVAQERRLKELAEQRGVLVMGPDCGTASIGGVGLGFANVLAPGPVGVVAASGTGAQQVTSLLDWAGTGVSHILGVGGRDLSAEVGGLSTLRALRLLEEDPATELIVLVSKPAAPEVARAVEEAAAGLSKPVVRALLGRPSPASSAPVGLVAADLTAAAEAALRALGRPVPAWPSWPGRPPRGAPKAIKGLYSGGTLSAEAALVAGQGDFVDYGDDAYTRGRAHPMIDPTLRVEALARATETDVVLLDVVLGHAADPDPAATLVPAVARTPAAAVVVALVGTEGDPQDPHRQAAALREAGAAVHLSNAQAARHARSLL
- a CDS encoding DUF1116 domain-containing protein; the encoded protein is MTFLSALSQGPPRVVTAGAGLLDEALAAQAVPTTPVAWRPPLPGTADALARVLADPRRQAANELAVRRLTTARPRLVGVRRASEALAGPLDGAFLHAGPPITWERASGPMRGALVGAMMLEGRAGDEHEAARRLAAGEVALRPCHEHGAVGPMAGVVSPSMWLFEVRDEEHGGTAYCSLNEGLGKVLRYGAYGPEVLERLRWMDEVLGPVLAAALAAAGPLDLRALAAQALQMGDELHNRNRAATSLLLRALAPAVAEAAPDRAAQVLRFIDGNDHFFLNAGMAAAKAATDAARDVPGSSLVVAMARNGTDFGVQVSGLGGRWFTGPAGVPDGLYLGSYGPADANPDIGDSTITETAGLGGFAMAASPAIVRFVGGEVADAVRATLSMYEITLAEHPAYQIPGLGFRGTPVGVDVTLVARTGLLPVVNTGIAGRVPGTGQVGAGLVKPPVEAFTAALLALADEVSDPFENGHISTSARQ
- a CDS encoding serine/threonine-protein kinase, which encodes MAADRLLSGPGPEGEAASGATQSQGRLIGRRYRLMSPVGRGGMGMVWHAHDVLLDRDVAVKELILPYGLDEAGKQLAHRRMLREARSAARLQHPGIVTVHDVVEEDGRPWIVMELVRAWSLEQAVRQSGPLPVIQAAEIGIRVLDALMHAHAAGILHRDIKPGNVLLTSDRVVLTDFGIAAIEGDVTITQTGLLMGSPAYIPPERLSAQPITQAADLWSFGATLYAAVEGRPPYEGPDPVAVLGQVLTQPPITPQRAGSLMPVIEGLLRKNPAERLTASQVVEMLEAVLRAHGSVRPRAPEPLPSPVDPTPAGLLPPLDTPSGPMPSRIVETPSGPVRVPYDPLTSPSGGHAMPYDGLSTPSGSHRTDRIPRPPGDPGPRPPFAGGAGRRVPARDLDDDLDDDFGDPSGPHPRPILPLTTDSRSAGPADTPWPLASPDDLREHSRGLSDGLPGGPRGGPADGGRLSRLPAAAPRAGRSRRRAEDDDGLFVRGGRPTPLTIAGSLVAVGGAIVAGILFLSSGGTAQQAAGPPAATASTRTLRSEPSAVPDGYREQTPAGFTVAVPDGWKLAASGGEATFTGPKDSGLRVRVEDASPQADGGLAELGRLEAEGGMESYIQVQLQGVDYRGWKAADWEYTYTTANGVPMHALTRYVTIDDATAFKITFDVPELKWDEQAETRKVFLDTFRKTT
- a CDS encoding TetR/AcrR family transcriptional regulator: MARPRKFEEGRAVEAAMRAFWRAGYEATSTEDLCAATGLGRSSIYNTFTGKRELFLRALRHYMDERDAALVELMDGELPIREKVATVLGWAVEPDPGDPAGCLVVNSMIELAPRDDDVAELLRRDNDLRTRILRAAFEDARARGELGPGKDPLALARFVVATVSGLRVLARGGAGGAALASVARTALDAI